The following are encoded in a window of Syntrophorhabdaceae bacterium genomic DNA:
- a CDS encoding monovalent cation/H+ antiporter subunit D family protein has product MQIESIRPLIPVLIVLVVSILISLSRKRPNLREGWSVAGSILTFIAVASMVPDIMGGNRIVYTLSTIAPGISLNFRVDALSLIFGIVSSFLWIFATFYNIGYMRSLDEHAQTRYYTCFAIAILGAQGVSYSGSLFSLYLFYEIITIFTYPLVAHHQDEEGYAGAKKYIVYLMGTSKGLLLPAVVLTYVMTGNLDFSDNILTGIFSKDTNSIWITVTYILFLFGFAKAAIMPLHNWLPSAMVAPTPVSALLHAVAVVKAGVFCIARVMLSVFGVELLNNLHLGIWTAYFVSITILLASIIALTKDDLKARLAYSTVSQLSYIILGVALLDASGVLGGIIHIVNHGFSKITLFFCAGAIFVATRKKKISDMEGIGYAMPFTMGAFAIASLSMIGVPPVAGFVTKWYLLHGALEIHNIPIVIVLMASTLLNAGYFAPITFKAFFKGKQGAWKRSDIKEAPLTMVVPIVLASLISVALGLFPEFFVNLIGRMMP; this is encoded by the coding sequence ATGCAGATAGAGAGTATACGACCGCTCATACCTGTTCTCATTGTACTCGTGGTGTCTATCCTCATCTCCCTCTCGAGGAAAAGGCCCAACCTGCGTGAAGGCTGGTCTGTGGCGGGGTCGATCCTGACCTTTATTGCTGTCGCTTCGATGGTGCCTGATATTATGGGCGGCAACAGGATCGTCTACACGCTCTCGACGATCGCACCGGGTATCTCCCTCAATTTCAGGGTTGATGCCCTCTCGCTTATATTCGGCATTGTCTCGTCGTTCTTGTGGATCTTTGCCACCTTCTACAATATCGGTTACATGAGATCCCTCGACGAACACGCCCAAACCCGGTATTACACATGTTTTGCCATTGCGATACTCGGGGCGCAGGGTGTTTCATATTCGGGGAGTCTCTTTTCGCTCTACCTCTTCTATGAGATCATTACGATATTTACCTACCCACTTGTCGCTCATCATCAGGACGAGGAAGGATACGCGGGCGCAAAGAAGTATATCGTCTACCTCATGGGGACATCGAAGGGGCTTCTGCTCCCGGCTGTAGTCCTGACGTACGTCATGACAGGAAACCTCGATTTTTCCGACAATATCCTGACCGGTATTTTCTCGAAAGATACAAACAGCATCTGGATAACCGTCACGTACATCCTTTTCCTCTTCGGTTTTGCGAAGGCAGCTATCATGCCACTCCATAACTGGCTCCCTTCGGCCATGGTCGCTCCCACTCCGGTAAGTGCGCTGCTCCATGCCGTGGCGGTCGTGAAGGCCGGGGTATTCTGCATCGCAAGGGTCATGCTCTCTGTATTCGGGGTGGAGCTATTGAATAACCTTCACCTCGGCATCTGGACAGCCTATTTTGTCTCCATCACCATCCTGCTCGCGTCGATTATAGCCCTTACAAAAGACGACCTTAAGGCAAGGCTTGCCTATTCAACGGTAAGCCAGCTTTCCTATATCATTCTCGGTGTGGCGCTCCTCGATGCGTCAGGCGTACTCGGAGGCATCATCCATATCGTCAACCACGGTTTCAGCAAGATCACCCTCTTTTTCTGCGCCGGGGCGATATTTGTTGCGACCCGCAAGAAAAAGATAAGCGACATGGAGGGGATCGGTTACGCGATGCCCTTCACGATGGGTGCCTTTGCGATAGCGTCGCTGAGCATGATCGGCGTACCGCCGGTCGCAGGTTTTGTTACGAAGTGGTACCTCCTCCACGGCGCCCTTGAGATACACAACATCCCCATAGTGATCGTCCTCATGGCAAGCACGCTCCTCAATGCGGGATATTTTGCGCCGATTACCTTCAAGGCGTTCTTCAAGGGCAAACAGGGTGCATGGAAGCGGAGCGATATCAAAGAAGCGCCCCTGACAATGGTGGTGCCCATTGTCCTTGCCTCCCTCATATCCGTTGCGCTCGGTCTGTTCCCGGAATTCTTCGTAAATCTTATCGGGAGGATGATGCCGTGA
- a CDS encoding 4Fe-4S dicluster domain-containing protein: protein MRVVVDIIKGAYSLIVGMGVTIRAFFSPVVTCQYPRQLINISPRFRCHTKLVGDNENPDRTRCIVCGMCERNCPSNSIKKIEGEKKEGEKKKTATSYILDFTTCSQCGICVETCPVDALAFSDDYNPVGYRREDFHYDLVKEYEKRKKAG, encoded by the coding sequence ATGAGAGTTGTTGTCGACATCATAAAGGGTGCTTATTCACTCATTGTAGGTATGGGTGTGACTATCAGGGCCTTCTTCAGCCCTGTCGTGACATGCCAGTACCCGCGCCAGTTAATAAACATTTCACCCCGCTTCCGGTGTCATACAAAGCTTGTCGGGGATAATGAAAATCCTGACAGGACACGATGTATCGTCTGCGGTATGTGTGAGAGGAATTGTCCATCAAACTCCATAAAAAAGATAGAAGGTGAAAAGAAGGAGGGCGAAAAGAAAAAAACCGCCACGTCCTATATCCTTGATTTTACGACCTGCAGCCAATGCGGTATCTGCGTGGAGACCTGCCCCGTTGACGCCCTTGCGTTCTCCGATGATTATAATCCTGTGGGATACAGGCGGGAAGACTTTCATTACGATCTGGTAAAAGAATATGAAAAGAGGAAGAAGGCAGGATGA
- a CDS encoding Na(+)/H(+) antiporter subunit D: MDRWVHPAIFFYIGSLLLPFMKGKARKFFILFIPVLSIIDVALMHAGTYGSYRFLNMNIVFGRVDKLSLVFAWVFVIMAFLGALYALHVKEDGHHIAGAFYVGSSLGAIFAGDYLTLFIFWEAMAFSSVFLVWYRKEKRSVDAGYRYLLMHVFGGLLFFTGMLFYYFKTGTLVFDRIFPDNAGLAEYLILAGFSLNAAVLPLHAWLPDAYPEATVEGAVFMCAFTTKTAVYVLARGFPGFEVLAILGTAMTVYGVFYAVIENDMRRVLAYHIISQVGYMVAGVGIGTELALNGACAHAFAHILYKALLFMGAGAVLYMTGTAKMSKLGGLYKYMPLTMIFYVVGAVSISGFPLFSGFVSKSMIVASAHEKGRLMLMSWMNLAGIGTFLSVGLKVTYFTFFGKESEIKTKEPPKNMLWAMGITSALCFIIGVYPRALYDLLPFPVEYHPYTLPHLSEMLQILSFTGLVFFLLVKKLQPEAKLNLDIDWFYRKGAWVFMKLDERVISVVDTFWGELYRTVGLKVLFKNAGISYGFDRNVIDGVVDGSAVAVRGAGSIVRRLQTGKIQAYIGLSLFLFFLILWFVLRGM, translated from the coding sequence ATGGATAGGTGGGTACACCCGGCGATCTTCTTCTATATCGGCAGTCTCCTGCTTCCTTTTATGAAAGGGAAAGCGAGGAAGTTCTTCATCCTTTTCATCCCGGTGCTTTCGATCATCGATGTTGCCCTTATGCACGCCGGCACCTACGGGAGCTACCGGTTTCTGAATATGAACATCGTTTTCGGCAGGGTGGACAAGCTGAGCCTTGTCTTTGCCTGGGTCTTTGTTATCATGGCCTTTCTCGGGGCCCTCTATGCGCTCCATGTAAAAGAGGACGGGCATCACATTGCGGGCGCCTTCTACGTGGGAAGCTCACTGGGCGCCATCTTCGCCGGGGATTACCTGACCCTCTTTATCTTCTGGGAGGCTATGGCCTTCTCGTCGGTGTTCCTTGTCTGGTACAGAAAAGAAAAGCGGTCCGTCGATGCCGGATACCGGTATCTCCTTATGCACGTATTCGGCGGTCTCCTGTTCTTTACGGGGATGTTGTTCTACTACTTCAAGACAGGCACCCTTGTCTTTGACAGGATATTCCCCGACAACGCAGGTCTCGCAGAATACCTTATCCTGGCGGGATTTTCCCTTAATGCCGCCGTATTGCCCCTCCATGCGTGGCTGCCCGATGCATATCCGGAGGCGACCGTCGAAGGCGCTGTTTTCATGTGTGCCTTCACAACAAAAACGGCCGTATATGTCCTCGCGCGGGGTTTTCCGGGGTTCGAGGTCCTTGCCATTCTCGGGACGGCGATGACCGTCTACGGTGTTTTCTATGCTGTCATAGAAAATGATATGCGGAGGGTCCTTGCGTACCACATCATAAGCCAGGTCGGATACATGGTTGCGGGTGTCGGGATAGGGACGGAGCTTGCGCTCAACGGCGCCTGTGCCCATGCCTTTGCACACATATTGTACAAGGCCCTTCTCTTCATGGGGGCAGGGGCTGTTCTCTATATGACGGGAACGGCGAAGATGTCGAAACTCGGCGGCCTCTATAAGTACATGCCCCTTACGATGATCTTTTATGTTGTCGGGGCCGTGTCTATTTCAGGGTTCCCGCTGTTCAGCGGTTTTGTAAGTAAATCGATGATCGTCGCGTCAGCCCACGAAAAGGGCAGGCTCATGCTCATGTCATGGATGAACCTTGCGGGTATCGGCACGTTCCTCTCTGTGGGTCTCAAGGTCACGTACTTTACGTTCTTCGGCAAGGAGTCGGAGATCAAGACGAAGGAACCGCCGAAGAACATGCTCTGGGCAATGGGCATCACATCGGCGCTCTGCTTCATTATCGGCGTATACCCCAGGGCACTCTATGACCTTTTGCCATTCCCCGTGGAATATCACCCTTACACCCTCCCCCATCTCTCGGAGATGCTGCAGATACTCTCGTTCACGGGGCTTGTTTTCTTCCTTCTCGTGAAAAAACTTCAGCCCGAGGCAAAACTCAATCTCGATATAGACTGGTTTTACAGGAAAGGCGCCTGGGTCTTTATGAAACTTGACGAACGGGTGATAAGCGTTGTCGATACCTTCTGGGGAGAACTCTACCGGACAGTAGGTCTAAAGGTTCTTTTCAAGAATGCGGGTATTTCATATGGTTTTGACAGGAACGTCATTGATGGCGTTGTTGATGGTTCTGCCGTCGCCGTCCGCGGGGCAGGCTCGATCGTGCGAAGGCTCCAGACAGGAAAGATACAGGCCTATATCGGCCTTTCTCTCTTTCTGTTTTTCCTGATCCTGTGGTTTGTACTGAGGGGGATGTAG
- a CDS encoding NADH-quinone oxidoreductase subunit D, which produces MVKTVLEEITNAFRSVDVRETPYTEKGYHLSVDARKENVLSIVEFLDRRGFYLVDLFCVDYKEYLELVYFFNTHKELCRIKVTLKLDPGKPVAPTISHVYTMARWYEREVHEFFGVYFEGHPNLTYLFLHDGIDHYPLRKEHVPVPDDDKRLLNSFKPQEEEDCFFINLGPQHPSTHGVLRVVLKMDGEYIVDAEPVLGYLHRMHEKMAENRTYTQFLPNPARMDYPGALFFNLAHVETVEKLCGIAVPERAKYIRTITCELNRIASHLLWLGAFPADLGALTPFMYTFDDRENILDILENVTGSRLTYCYFRFGGLYNDIDEESFIDATKRFIERMRERLVMYDKLITGNVIFINRVKNTGILEQEQARKYGFSGPTIRSTGIPFDMRKVDPYEAYGSIDFEIPTGHTGDNMDRYLVRIKEMEISLNIIEEGIKRLPSGPFQTEKVPKKLKPPKGDIYHAIESTRGETGVYIVSDESDTPYRMRWRVPSYSNLMVFPYLARGVLIADAIASLGSFDIVVPEIDR; this is translated from the coding sequence CTATCTTGTTGACCTCTTTTGCGTTGATTACAAAGAATACCTCGAACTCGTCTATTTCTTTAATACACATAAAGAATTGTGCCGGATCAAGGTGACACTGAAGCTTGACCCTGGTAAGCCCGTTGCGCCTACGATTTCCCATGTCTATACAATGGCGCGCTGGTATGAACGGGAGGTTCACGAATTCTTCGGCGTCTATTTCGAAGGCCATCCGAACCTCACGTATCTTTTCCTCCACGATGGGATCGACCATTACCCGCTGCGCAAAGAACATGTCCCTGTTCCTGATGATGACAAACGATTGCTTAATTCCTTCAAACCCCAGGAGGAAGAAGATTGTTTCTTCATCAACCTCGGTCCGCAGCATCCAAGCACACACGGGGTGCTCAGGGTCGTCCTGAAGATGGATGGGGAATACATTGTTGACGCGGAGCCGGTTCTTGGCTATCTCCACAGGATGCACGAAAAGATGGCAGAGAACAGGACCTATACGCAGTTCCTGCCGAATCCTGCGAGGATGGACTATCCGGGGGCGCTGTTTTTCAACCTCGCGCACGTGGAGACAGTTGAAAAACTATGCGGCATCGCGGTCCCGGAGCGTGCGAAGTATATAAGGACCATCACCTGTGAGCTGAACAGGATCGCAAGCCACCTCTTATGGCTCGGCGCCTTCCCCGCAGACCTCGGGGCACTGACGCCCTTTATGTATACCTTCGACGACAGGGAAAACATCCTCGATATCCTTGAAAATGTTACGGGGTCGAGACTGACCTACTGCTATTTCCGCTTTGGCGGTCTATACAATGATATTGACGAAGAAAGCTTTATCGATGCCACAAAACGCTTCATAGAACGGATGCGTGAACGGCTCGTGATGTACGACAAGCTCATTACCGGCAACGTGATCTTCATAAACAGGGTGAAAAATACCGGCATCCTTGAGCAGGAGCAGGCCCGAAAATACGGATTCTCCGGTCCCACCATCAGGAGCACCGGCATACCCTTCGACATGAGAAAGGTTGATCCCTATGAGGCATACGGTAGTATCGATTTTGAGATCCCGACAGGGCATACAGGGGATAACATGGACCGCTACCTGGTGCGGATAAAGGAGATGGAGATCAGCCTCAACATTATTGAAGAAGGTATTAAGAGACTGCCCTCCGGTCCGTTCCAGACCGAAAAAGTACCGAAAAAGCTGAAACCCCCGAAAGGCGACATATACCACGCCATAGAATCGACACGGGGCGAGACCGGCGTATATATTGTGAGCGACGAGAGTGATACGCCTTACAGGATGAGATGGAGGGTGCCTTCTTACTCAAACCTCATGGTCTTCCCGTATCTTGCACGGGGAGTGCTCATCGCCGATGCGATCGCATCGCTCGGGAGTTTTGATATTGTTGTGCCGGAGATAGACAGGTGA
- the nuoH gene encoding NADH-quinone oxidoreductase subunit NuoH encodes MLNDLNTLMQIVGKEVVRTVLGLVGVFIVVLGNAIMLTWTERKVAGHMQRRIGPKEVGPFGLLQSIADSVKLLGKELLTPANVEKPLYFLAPSLIFVPVLVSFIVIPFDGFLQVKDINVGILVILAFSSLTVLSILIAGWGSANKYSLIGAVRSVAQNIAYEIPLLLSLLPVIFMANSFSLRDIVEAQKGLWFVIYQPVAFLIFFIASVAETNRTPFDLPEAESELVAGFHTEYSGMRFSLFFLAEYTNMFIVSAIAVTFFLGGYQGPILPGVIWFFMKTYLLVFVILWFRWTFPRVRFDQLLNFSWKILIPVSFLNLLVTGGILKL; translated from the coding sequence ATGCTGAATGATCTGAACACGCTGATGCAGATAGTCGGGAAAGAGGTGGTAAGGACCGTATTGGGCCTTGTCGGCGTCTTCATTGTTGTCCTCGGCAATGCTATTATGCTTACGTGGACAGAACGGAAGGTCGCAGGCCATATGCAAAGAAGGATAGGGCCAAAAGAGGTAGGTCCCTTCGGTCTTCTCCAGTCCATTGCCGACAGCGTGAAGCTTCTGGGAAAAGAGCTGCTCACACCGGCCAATGTCGAGAAACCCCTCTATTTCTTAGCCCCGTCGCTGATCTTCGTCCCCGTGCTTGTCTCCTTTATCGTTATACCCTTTGATGGATTTCTGCAGGTCAAGGATATAAATGTCGGGATACTTGTTATACTCGCATTTTCTTCCCTCACTGTTCTGTCAATACTTATCGCGGGATGGGGTTCTGCCAACAAGTACTCGCTCATCGGTGCCGTGCGGAGCGTCGCGCAGAACATTGCCTACGAGATACCCCTGCTGCTTTCGCTTCTGCCCGTTATCTTCATGGCGAACTCTTTCTCTCTCAGGGATATCGTGGAAGCGCAGAAAGGATTATGGTTTGTGATCTATCAGCCTGTCGCCTTTCTCATCTTTTTTATTGCCAGCGTCGCGGAGACGAACAGGACGCCTTTCGATCTGCCTGAGGCGGAGAGTGAGCTGGTTGCCGGCTTCCATACTGAATATTCCGGCATGAGGTTTTCCCTTTTCTTCCTTGCTGAATACACGAACATGTTTATCGTCAGCGCCATCGCCGTAACGTTCTTCCTCGGAGGTTATCAGGGTCCTATACTGCCGGGAGTCATCTGGTTTTTCATGAAGACCTACCTGCTTGTTTTTGTCATACTATGGTTCAGATGGACATTCCCGCGTGTGAGGTTTGATCAGCTCCTTAATTTTTCCTGGAAGATACTGATACCGGTCTCCTTCCTCAATCTGCTTGTGACAGGAGGGATCCTGAAGTTATGA
- the nuoK gene encoding NADH-quinone oxidoreductase subunit NuoK, translated as MTGVGLYNSLNIYLFVGLVLLTCGILGVVYRRTLVSMLISMELIMNGAGLNLVAFNRFIAPDNANGMAFTLFIMGIAAAEAAIALAIIILVFRKFRHVEGSQLKEMKD; from the coding sequence ATGACAGGGGTGGGACTTTATAACAGCTTGAATATATACCTTTTCGTTGGTCTCGTTCTGCTTACCTGCGGAATACTGGGTGTTGTGTACCGGAGGACCCTTGTCAGCATGCTCATATCGATGGAGCTTATCATGAACGGGGCAGGGCTCAACCTTGTGGCCTTCAACAGGTTCATCGCGCCTGACAACGCCAACGGCATGGCCTTTACATTGTTCATCATGGGTATTGCCGCGGCAGAGGCCGCTATAGCGCTTGCCATCATCATACTCGTCTTCAGGAAGTTCAGGCACGTTGAAGGATCGCAATTGAAGGAGATGAAAGACTGA
- a CDS encoding NADH-quinone oxidoreductase subunit J → MIFADIIFILIILVTLAGALITVLSGSIIYALIGLVITMFGIAGLYIYLNAPFLAMMQILIYVGAITVLIAFAIMLVGPLYKKPKEWTYPLKFIIAAVVALFSFFVFAKIILKTQWAGLLKPFTVSTKDIGRLLLDRLTFPFELISLLIVVAIIGAVMLSLYSRGEK, encoded by the coding sequence ATGATCTTCGCTGACATTATATTCATTCTCATTATCCTTGTGACGTTGGCAGGGGCCCTGATAACGGTCCTGTCAGGTTCTATCATCTACGCCCTGATCGGGCTCGTCATTACTATGTTCGGCATCGCCGGACTTTATATCTACCTCAACGCGCCGTTTTTGGCGATGATGCAGATCCTGATCTACGTCGGCGCCATTACGGTGCTTATCGCCTTCGCGATCATGCTTGTCGGTCCGTTATACAAGAAGCCGAAGGAGTGGACCTATCCTCTGAAGTTCATCATCGCTGCTGTTGTAGCACTCTTTTCTTTCTTTGTTTTCGCAAAGATCATATTGAAGACACAATGGGCCGGTCTTTTAAAGCCGTTTACCGTATCGACAAAGGATATCGGCAGGCTCTTACTCGACAGACTCACATTTCCCTTTGAGCTCATCTCCCTTCTTATCGTTGTCGCTATCATCGGCGCTGTTATGCTTTCCCTTTACTCAAGAGGTGAAAAATGA